The sequence ttttttttttttttttttgagtgggTGAATATGAGGCAAATTCAGACTGCCAGCTTTTGAATAAGGATTTTCTATGGTAAAAGCGTTTTCAATGACGAGAGCAAAAAGTTCAGCACACTATCCCAACACCTGTGATATTATCTGTACAGTATCGATAGTGAGGTCAGCTACTGATTTCCTTATAGCTGTGATAATGAGTAACTTGTTTCCCAGGAATACGAAGCAATCTACCTAGCCAAGTTGACGATCAAAATGATGTCGCCGATGCAGCTGGGCAGGTCCTTCTCCTTACAGGCTGGGATGGCAGGTTTGTACATACATACCTATTATCATCCTGCACAGCCACACCTATCTCCTCATGTCATTTTATCACTGTGCCAGCACAGGAGTTAGGTCTGGCTGAAGCTGTTTCCAAGAGGGAATAAATGTAGAAAGTAAATTCCAGAGAGCATTTGCATTCTTCAGCAGCCGGTCTCAATCCACGGCTGCATTCAAAACGAGGGTTTGGCAtcatgctgtttgtgtgttgagTAGCATTTGATTGGCTTTGATACAGTGACTAAGGTGTTTGGCAAAAGGTTGAGTCAGACTTGTGGATGGCAGACTTCAGCAAGATGAAGGGGTGGGGGGCTAAGCAGCCATATAAAACAAGTCTCTTACTGatgatgcctttttttttatacaagtCTGGCTCTCATCTgctcattttaatttattatcCAACTCAGCTGTGGCTGGTTCCTCTGAAATACTGCATTCATTAGCCTCCATTTCCTTAGTGTTATGAATAGGCATTATTGAAAGACACAAACAGAAGATAACATTCAAACTCGGCCCTCAAGGACCAAAGTCAGTGAAGGCAGGAGGTAGTCAGATTCTACAGTacaaaataatttgtattatAGTGATCACAAGCTCCCTTTTTAACTCCACACACATCTCACATGCCTGGTTGTGGAGGGGGAACGTATCCTTGTTGATGTATCGcagtattttcatttgttttctcttcccaTTTCTTAACCAGGGAGCCGTAAACGCAGCCTGGAGGAAGACGAGGACTTTGGAGGAATGCAGGTCACGGCAGCACAGAATGGATGAGCTTTGCTGATACTTAGCCGTGTGGCGCAGTGCActctattttttacatttttattgggattaaaaatgtaaatatttgaaCTTTTTCTAAGGGGAAGGGACAAGGGGCGGGAGGGGGAGCACTCCTGATGTCTGAGACATGCAGAGCTGATGGGGAACGGGAGAATTTGATAACATTTTTGTGtaattctttttctttctttgttttgtttttttctcaagcTGTATGCACTGATGGGcgatttttttgcagttttataGTATTTAAAGCATTTTGCATTTGCAGCGGGACAGTATTGCAATAATGCACTTTCGATACTTGAATTATTACTGTGGCCAGAAGGGGGCAGTCGGCAAAAGGGAAAGTAGCCAGGACGTCTGCCCAGAGGAAGACATGACAATAGGAATAGCTAAAGCCTTTGTTTGGGAATAATGGGAGTTATGGACTAATATCAGGCTTAACGTGGGATAGTAAGGAATGAAAAATAACAACTCACTGCTTAATAAAAAGAAGTCTGACTTAATGCTGTGTTCAGATGCCTGTATCATCACAGTAGTGTGTGTAAATGCTTCACAACCTTGAAATCTTCTGTCAAGCATTTTGTTCATAAACACGGTTACATGTTCTGGTAATTTAGAGACCAGTTTTCCAGTCACACGCTGTGAAAAATAAGATTGTGAGTACAGTAAAATGCTAAAACTCCTGGTGGTCCTGAGATAACAAATCTCCCCAGAAACCTGTCCGGCAGCGCCCTGCCTTAATGTGATTACCTGTTTGACAGTGCAAACCATCAACATTAACACCCACACTTGTCTGTTCAGACTGGCATAATATATTGCAGGACAAGCTTAGGGAACAAAATCATACATTTTCTACATAACTTTGCACCAGTTTAGAAAACAAATTAGTATTAACtgataaagcagaaaaaaagatgtTAAAGCCAGGAATGACATCAATTGAAACAGAGgtacagaagaagaaaaaatttcAACAAATTATATTTCAAAAATGCTGTTAAAATTGATGTAAAAGATGAGGCTGATTTTGCGAGCTGAAGCTGGTCAGGCTGGCTGCTGCAAAGCCTCGGTCACCTTCGGTCtgaaacctaaacctaaacctttTGGCCAGGAAggccctgcctgaggatcttAGGCTGTATTCCACTTCATAAGTGGTTAAAAGTTGTTGAAATTAagctttaaatatatatattttactggCATAACTATATTGAGTACTGTAACCAAATTATCCCCATGCCCAGCTTCTCATTTGTGCAATTGAATTCATAAACTTGCGCAATTTGATCAATGATATCCTGGATATTGTTCACTGAAAATATTTACTATGTACTATCATTTACTAAAAAGAAGAGGAATCCTGGAAAAATTGCTTTGTAGTACAGTTTTCATCTATTTGTCTTGGACATTTTTCTAACTAGAAACATCAGACAAGCAAATACTGCAGATCATCAGATATTTTATTTGACTATTGCATATTTGTaaataaattacattaaatatgtTCCCCAGTTCTCAAGAATAATAGCATAATTAACAAACTTAACTACAAAAACTTAAATAAGATACAGGTAATTTaagaaaagtcatttttatcCATACCCCCATCTCACAAATCCTTTGATCCTAATCACAACTGTGATCAAATGTCCAATATTCAccatacaaaatacaaaacagaacCTTCCATCAATTACTTATCACTAccttataaaatataaaagtttttttgttCACAAGAAATGTATATTACAAGAACAGTCTTGACTTCTTCATGTTTTGTAGTATCAGAGCCTTCATCAGGTACCCAGCAACATTACAGTCAAAGATCAAAGTCTTATGAGATATTAATAATCAATTTACAGCACTCTACCAAGAGCACAgattagaaaaataaaacccAAAGCCAAATTCTCTACAAAATAAATATGCCTACATAAAAAAATGCCCCAATCATgttaatggggaaaaaaaatccattcgTGTTTTTCTTTGGTGACTGGCCCTTGGCAAGCCAGTGGCTAGCTGACTGATTTTGCATTCAATCTAATAATTTGCGGTAAACAGAATAATTGGTGAGTTTAGGATAAATCAATAATGTGACAGAGACGTTTGAGGCTAAGATCAAATCAGTCAGGGTCTTCAGTATATCCTGCCAGGATATTTTTCATAGAAAACTAACTCTTGCCTGtggaaaatgtttgaaaattaAGCTGCTTTGGAACCAGAAACTTAAATTAGGACCATCTTCATTTCCCAAGCGATAATTGCATTTATTGCAATTGTATAATAGGACCCTACCAGATATATTTAGTATTTGTTCCGTGTCCGTACAAAGTAATTTactaaattacaatgtaacAAAATAGGAATTGAAGAGCAAACTGATATGAAGTGTAACTGACATTCCTTTCTTCAGAGGGCGGGGTAAGATGATGTCAGAGCTCCACCCTGGTGAGGTAGCCATGGTTACCAAAGGGGCGGAGGATGGCATTAGACTAAGATGAGGGCTTGAGCAAATATTTACTTATAAACTCTCTGAGGAAGTGTGCTGAAAGCCGTTTCATTCATTGTAATCCAAAAGGCAAAACTCATCCTAGAGCAGCACTCCTACACTCCGACACTTTGTCAGTACAAGTCCTGATCTCCATGGGTCTGTAAAGTTGGGGTCAAACCCCGAAAAAAGGGGTGTAAAGTCTCTCTTGTCCTCAGTCGAAGAACCGACACTGCATGTAGGTCTCATGTGAGGCGGAGTAGCCAAACTTTTGGTAGAAAGCCACGTTGTTGGGAGCACATTCCAGTGTGATTTTGTAACAATCCAACTTTTTGCTGAGAAGAGTCAGGGTTGAAACTAACctacaagaaagagagagaaaggagggggaaaaacatGAGCAGGAAACATACAGAGGGAGATGTTTGCTAAATAAGCCTCTTCCAGGAATCATTTTGTGTGGGTTTTGGGAACAATTAAGATCGGTCTTACACATGAgaatttaaaaatcaaatctaCCAGTCTGCTAAAGAAATGTGTCTCTTTCAGGCCTCAGGCAGAGCTACTCACAGTTTCCCCAGCTGCTTCCCTCTGCACATGTCGCTGACCACTACCTCCTCCACCCGGCCTCtctgcaaacaaaacacaacagagtgGGTCTTCATTCTttccaacacaaacagacaacagTATACGAATAATCAGTCAAGAACATATCGCATAACAAGTCACATGGTAAATCAAAGCCAGGTAAAATGAGCTGGTTATTGGAAATCATTACTGTCAAATATCGGTGGCATATTTTGGAATATCGGTATGATTTTTATCTGCTAACCTTGTTATAGCAACACCTCTGGCACAACTGCAATATCTCAGCAACATTGCTTCAGTTTCAGATTGCGTAACAAAGAGGCTAGTGGTTCTGTTTTGTAAGTCAACTTTAGTTTTTGGCATTCTGTAATAAGGTGTGGGGGGTGATGAGGGAATAAGGCATCCTGTTGTTAGCCCACATTACTCATGCATCCCCTTGGGAAGGGATTTGGTGGAGGGCAAATCTCATTTTATCCAAATTATTTGTTTATGCTCCTCTAACTATGATGTTAATTCATATCAGTGTCAACTTTTTAAGCTGATATAAATATGTATGATGTTGATTCATAGCATACAACTATAATAGGTAATATCAGACTGATGCAGTTTATTCCCCcccaagaaaataaaacatgaaatgataCTATTCTAAAAACATAACTGGTTTTTGTTCATGGTGGTGGTTGTTTGGTGATAACTGCATCAAGTTCATTTACCCAGCTTTCTATTTACCAATACATCAATGGGTAACTATATTAAGGGAATTGGAGTTTAGGGAAAATGCAAAGAGAATTAACCTTTTTCTCGCCTGCATTGTTAAATATACACTGGCTGTAATGTACCTTAGCGCAGGAGTGGATGAATTTGTGCTCTGTGATCAGCGTGGCGGTGGCGACGATCTGTCCCAGATTTGTGTCTTCCACCACGACGACGTAGTAGTCTCCCGTCTTCTTCATATGCTCAAACTTCTCTGGGAGACAACAGacagcattttatttattttcttctctcgtcttttcattttatttgcttttttttaaaaatactcATGTTTTCTGGAAAGTGTGTTAATATACCCCTTCTGAAACGCAACTTAGATTCTAATAGCTATATAGACAATTGTTTCGGGCATGAAGTCCAAGTTAAGACAGTCAGACTGGGGGCACTGGAATTAAATGCATGTGTTAATGACACATGTCAGTGTTGTAGACAAAACAACCATCAGAATCTCACTTTAGTGTTACTTGAGAAGTACCAAGTTAAGCATGACTTACTAATGAACTGCTCTGGTGTGACATCGCCTGCCTGGGTGAGTTGAGATAAAACCTTGTAGAATCCtggaagacaaaaacaacataacatGGTTGGCGCTCTTCTGGAGAGGTATTTCCATTCTACCTGTTGTGAATTCTTGATTTCCTCTGCGGTGGCCTTTAAAGTTACTGGCTGACACACCACCAACGCCTGTACCCATttcaaggaaagaaaaaaaaagaaagaaccaTTTTTTCACATTATGTCTTGCAAAGAAggccattttcttttctttatatttAACTGAAGACAGGAGAAATAGTGGAATATGTTGTCAGTTCGGTCTCTGTCTTACCCCTGTTGAAGTCTGCAGTGCAGAGGGGCCGGAGCACCAGGCCTTGGCCTGGGTTGGAGGGCGAGatgggggaagagaaggagacagtGTTGCTGCTCCAGTCCAGCTCCTGGAGCAGAGAGGGCTCAAAGAGCGGAGTCTCGTCCAGCAGCATTCCTCAATCTCTGCTCGGggaacacaggcacacacacatatattttaaGTACAAAGACTGGGCTGGACTGGGTATGTATTAAAACAATTTATGTATGCTGTCATCTATTCTCTATGAAAGATCTAATTTTGACTCTTGTTCATTTAGATCATGCTCATGGTTTATATGTTGaacaagtaaaacaaattacaacATAAACAAGTTTTCACAGCAACGCCTAAGACTGGCAGCTCTACAGCCAGAAATCTTTACACTGGGACCTGATGTGATGTGTTGATTCAAATACTAAAGCACCatgaaacactgacacactcaaATGAAACTTGCATGAAACTGAAACACTTGAATGAATGGCATACTTGAATCCTCCGATGTCAAGGCATTGAGGTAACATCTGTAAAACTACTAAGCCCTGTATTCTCAACCTGGATCATACCATGCCTTGGCAATATGTTTATTCTGAGTGTCAAAGTCAAACAGAACTTTGTCCTGACAAATACACTTTGTGGAAATGTGTCATTATTTAACAGAAGCCCACGAATGCATTCCCTTTCTCACATAATACACTATGGGGTGATACAGGTGATGGGGTTAACAGTGTCTTTATTTCTTATACCAGGATAAGTATCAATTACTCCTCCCATCCAGGATATGTAATATGAGAGGTGCCCATCCCACACAATGCTACCATTCACAGAACAAGGCCAACAGTTATTATTGCTGTAACCTGTCTTTTACAACAGGTAGTGACCTGCAAAGTCAAATGGCTTTATAGGTAATTTCAGTAAATCTAATGACAGATCAGTCAATAGTCCAATGTGTCTCAGATAGAGATAGTTCAGTTGACTACACTTTGCTTCTAGTTTCCATAGCATCAAAACACAATTACACCTGCTAGTCATCATTTCCGGATCAGAAGCCACGCACACAAGAATATGACTGTATTGTGTTTGTGGGCTTGTAAGTAACGTTAGAGGCTACAGCTGACCACCCTGGGGTGCTgtgaggggaggagatgggggaATGGCGTCCCCCTTGTCGTCTCAAGTTATTAAATGTCTCCACTGTGTTCAGCACAGATTTTGTGATGAGAAGAGAACAATTTATTTCCCCGCAATACCTTAGCCTATATTACATTTGACCAAATTGCCCACGCTGACAAATAAATGACTCTGACCACACAGGTTTGGCTAGCTAGGTTGTTCTGACAGCAGCACAGCATTAAGCTAGCTTAACAGTTACAGCTCAGACAGACCTGATGACAGCCGCCGGTTACTGTATGTAGCTGTATTTATAGAACATCTTAACTCTCCTGTCTCGTCTCAAATGACCAGCTAAGGCACCGAGGCTTCCTTCAAACTCAACCCAGACACAGCTAGCTTGCTATAACGTTAGCTATAATTTAACACTTAATTCACATTCACTTCCATAACATAACTTGCCATGCCAAGAATGCAGGTACTTACCAATACAATGACACCAGAAGTTACGTTGGCGTTGGCGGTTGAGCCGAGAACACCCAGAAGTGAAGTGAATGACAACCGGGCTGTTTTACTAGTTTTGCATGAGGCTGGGCTACATCATTGACCGTAACAGCATGGGGTGTTGTTGGCTGTTTCCGCCTGGCATGAGCACTTCTGTATGACGTGGCAGAGATGCTGGAGGTAAGGGGCGCGGCCCGATGACGTCAGTAAAATATTTAAAGAGggctccctcccctcctcatctTAAACCATGCTAGAATAATGAGACTGATTTGTAGGTCTGACTTGTAAGTGACTTGTAAGTAACTGACTATTCTGACACTGAAAAATACTGTCCTGACCAAAAAAGTTTTCCTAATaactctcacacatacatacacacacacctctatctctttctctctctcacacacacagatttatggGAGTAATAAACTCAAAGGTCCAGTGTCTGGACAGCTGATCACTATGAAGGGTAGGCATGGCTTCATTAATTGTCTTAGTTCCtaccaaacaaaaacagcataatCTTTGAATAAGCAAAAATCCATCTCCCATCCAGTCTACACACTTCACACTCTCCCAGTGCGTGACTCGGCCTGCAGCAGTCTGTTTGaaatatggagagagaaagcactGCTTCAATAACAATGGGGTTCCTCACAAAAAATTAGATCAAATTACATTTCGTTAAAAAGCTGTAGAAGCCCCGTTTATTGAGTCTTTTGTATTAAtagtacactttttttttttttacaaaaaactACATTATTTACAGAAATTATCCATAATTGAACCATTCTTGATTTAGGCACAAAAATACAGGAAAGCTCAGTCCAAAAAGTATTTCAGTTTGGATTAAATATGTAATGGTTACAAAACATAACCCATGATTAGGAAAATGTCATGGATATGAAAAGTTGTTAAATAATTCAATGAAACCAATTGTCTTCACACTgtctgatttctttttttttttacattttgactaACGGTGAAGATCTGAAATCAAAATCCTGTATTGTATCTTCTCACAACCCCCGAACCACGAGTTTgactaataaaataacacacatgAAAGATCACAAGACCTCAGCTTTTAGTGGAAGTTTGTGGGATGCTCTTTGGGATAAAGTGGAAGGAAACAAAAGCACTTGTCTAGATTCATGCATAACTCAACTCAAACCACCTTTGCACTGTAATCACAGAAACCAAACACTTATAATACATTGTCTCCAAGAATGAGTCTGTCTATATAACTGCAAAACCAGCTACAGATTGATTTTAGTTTGACAATATGCAAACAGCAGCTTGCAAGGGCCCAGTCAACACTCTGTACACTGTTGAGATGAAGAAGATATAATTAATGTGGTATTTCGTACCATGAGGAGATAACCCTTAGTAACCCTTGGTAACCCTTGCTACCAGTCTTTTGTAATGCCTTTTAGCATTACAAAATCATCAGTTGTTACAATTTTACTGTCAATTTTGTTGTCAGCAGAAAATAATCAAATATGAGAAAGTTAACAAAGGTAATACCATAACCGGctagaaaaaatagaaaatatatttttgaattgGTTTACCGACAATCTAAAAAAAGGTGGTTTGGATGGAATCTATGAGCAGGGGGTGATTATGTACCCCACCAGTATGCTTTTCCCGCTTAGCACCCCTCAGTGTGAATCGACAAGGCAGCACAAATTCAACTCCTTAAAATTCCTAAACGGTGGAACCAGATGAGCGAGGACCCCATTATTATACTGAGTAGAAAAGAAGGTTAAGTTGTCTCATTCAGACAGAAATGCTCGCAAGGAGCGGGTGATTTGAGGAAGGATGAGAAAGGATAACACCGACTTTTCTTGTACAAAATGTAATGCATCCCCTTTGTTGCCTAAGGATCTCAGGGGAAAGGTAACAAAAAACTTCACATCCCCACTGTCCCCGTTGTTAAATATGAACAAGACGCAAACTGCTTACAATGGGAGACAGCACACACTGAATACAGAACAACCCATGAGGGTCAAAAACACTTTGTCTGCAGCATTATTTTGATAGGTACATTCATATTTGACAGAAAGGCTGAAAAACACTAAAGTGACATTCTCTTACTCTTGAGGTAAGAAATAAAAACTTTACAGGATGCGTGTTGTCATCGTCTAGCCTACTCTTAATTCACAGTTGAAACTCATCTcataaaataacacacaaaaacatcagtTGAGTTTCTCCATCCATGATATAAacctttcccccctcccatgaacacaaaaataaaaacaaatctgatcaAAGGAAAATAACTAAGACCCAAATAGTAGCTTAACCTAGCAGTGGCACCTTCAAAACCGACTTGCATCTTCTGAATGCAATGCATGCTCTTTTCTGACAGCCAGTCCCAAGGATGGCAGATACTGATCTCTACTGAAGCTGGTGGTTGTAATGTGCGGCAGGTAAATAAGGGCAACGCAACCTTGCACTTGTTGACTGACACCCCTCAATTTAAACAATGCTCCAAGAAAACTGACGCTGTAATCGGTGATGCAGTGGCCATTCGCAATAGTCTCATCTTACTTAGGCAGCCCAAAACAGCCGAAACTCCATTTGCAGCCAAAGGCCGTGTTTGcgatgcttttttcttttttcttattatgTTTTGCGTGGGTGATACCATTGATTGTATAATGAATGGGGGAAGGTTGAGCTAGCTCTGTCGGTGCCTCTTAGGGTGATAGTGTGGTAGACACTCCTGCGAGCAATTTTTTAAGCCAATCCGTGTGCCAGTGAATGGTTGTGGTATCAGGGTGCCGGGTCTTGTTGGTTTTGCATGCGTCTCTCTGCAGCGGCTGCCATGGTCCTACGTCTCAGCACAGTCAAGTCCGATTCTGGGACAGTGTCCTCTTCCAGTGTGGGCAAATCCTCCTCTTGCTCATCTGGACTCTTGATCAGATATCTCCTATAAGGAAGTAATGATGCACATGTAAGGATATGATCATAACAACACAAAATGCAAGATATAGAGAGAAGCAGCAAACCAGGAATCTCTATTATAAattaacaaatgtaaaaaaaaaaaaatggaatccTGAAAAAGACCTGAAAAAATTCACATCCCTGCACAAGGGGTGTTCCAGTCATGTTACAACTTATTCATTTTGTACAATCAAGCCTTTCAGCCACTCTGGTAACTCTTTCTCTTACTTGTTTTACAGTATAAAGAGTTGTCCTGCTTGGACCAAGGACTGAGGCCGTTATCAGATAGGTGTCATTCTATTTTGATAAAACAGAGTCTGTGCAGCTACGAGGCTCTATCAAGTGTGGTCACATCCCTGACAGCAGAAAAAGACCTATGctttcaattcaaaaacaaaggccatttattttgaatgtaaaACATGTCTTAGTACTGCTGCTTCCAACCGGCAGTGAACCAACCTGCGTGCTTGCTGGatcatctcctctttcctctgcttTAGCATCTTCTGCCTCTCCTCGGCCGACTTGGAGAAGCGACTGCCTCTGACCTCCATGTTGTCTGGCTCACTGGGGCCTGGCTCTGCGTCTCCACTGGGCCCTGCCTGCTCCCCTGTGCCGGGGCTCACCTGGATGGGGGAACGCTCTGCGGCCTGAGGAGGGAACACAGCCATGACAGAGTGTGACAGATTGTAaccatttatatttgtttttaaagaAAACTATAGGGATGAGGATGACACAGAAAGCAGGAAGTTAAGTATTGACCGAATTGTTAGAGGGATCAGGACAGAAGAACTTCAATGAAGAGTTGTgtttccaaaaaataaaatcacacatCCTTGCGAGTGTGCAGTTTAGAACTGTATTATGAAGATTTTTTGCTGTAGTTTTAGAAACAAGAAAGAGGGCATTGGTATGATGTGACAGCATTGCATGGgcctggattcaaacccagagaaagaCCAGTGGTCTGAGCCATCAAATACGCCCAAGTGAGTCGACACAATCAGCATGTGGCTTTACTACTGTTACACCCGAGAATTTATTCCTTTCACCAGAATAATTCACACGGTGCAACTACAGGGATTGAAATAAAGAGAGCAGAATTTAATCAGgtgtgaaatgaaaagaaacaaatgaaactaaTTTAGTCAAACTGAAGGGAAAAGAGTTGAACTTAAATTATTTGGGCTGAGAAGAATTTAACTTAAAAGCAAAGAAATGAACTGAAAAGAATGTAAccaaatggaaaaatggaaTGGATTTCAACAGAACTGAAAGGAACTGAAAAGAATGAACTAAATTAAGtgtttttacatctttttaagccctgactgactgacctgtgCAGGAAAAGGCACCTGGATGCGTCCCTCCAGGATGTTGTCGGTGGTGACCTCCACAGAGCGGGTCAGCTGCAGGTCCTGCAGCACCAGGTAGGAGGGCACCTGGGGGAACATCTCCTGGATCTGATGGGCCTGATGACGAGGAGGTGCAGCAGGAGCAGAGGACcaaagagagtgggagagagttgGAGGCAGAGGACAGGACACAATTGATTTATATATTTTCTAGTGAGTGGAACCTTgaacaatattgatattttaaaaaggcaaatacacacaggtcttaaaatgaaaatagcTGAATGTCAAAGCCGCTGTAAAATGCCTGATAAACAGAAACCTGTGAATTTAAATAGTAATGAACTATCTGAAAATCACCATTCATACCAGTCCTACTAGTCCTACCAGTACTACATACTTAGGGAAGAATTACTATTTAATAACTACTGATTAAAGCCCCTTAAGGCGGCTTTGCACTGTGCCTAACCATGTCTCTTAGCTATCctaaaatgactgtaaagcacagCCTTCCATGGTTTATTGCTTACATATATTGGGCATCTAATTGTGAAAGCCCAACATGTGGTGCTAAATCTCTTGTTAACAATAAGGTCGTCACCTTAGTAACACAAActcaccatggcaacaagcTTTTACCCAGAGGACAGAGACCTTATGAGCAGCAAGGTAATGGTGTTAAGAGCAGTAGCACAGGCAATATTTTGAGGCAATAGACATCGGCCAATTTGCAAAGAGCATGAATATTGGGCAAAATCAACATAGATATCATAGCATTGGCTTAATGTAATTTAAGTATATTATTTGTAAAACTATCCAACTACCTTGTCTCAAAATGCCACTCGTGTATCACTGCTCTTAAAACCAACAAGGATATCATCAGACTGTAGACATACACTCACCATGGCAATGAGCTGGGAGTTGTTGGCCTGAGCAATGCCTAGGATATTCGTAGTGTGCATTACCTCCACTGAGAAACTGGGCAGCCAGCTGGCAATGCGGGACCCTGCAAAGGAATGCATGCATTTCATAAGGATTCATTATCGTGCCTATTTGTGTAAGGTAATTCCGGAGACTTCTAGCTAGAAAAAGATAAAGCTTTGCACAGCTCCacattaaaggtcaaaatgtgaACCTCAAGCATAACTTACATAACATTTTCTCTCAAAATATCATTGAATGGTGAACTGCACAACCACGGGCACAATGTTCTACAGTCCCTGTGAGCTGCTTTCTAATGCCATATTTTATTTCCACTCCCACTGCTTTTGGTGGATAATGTACCAGTCCACCAGTGAGAATAAACCCTGTATTGGACCAACTGAATGCACAACAAATTTTACTGGCATGTACCATCTTTatcaattaaaacatgaaaactaCACACCAATAACCTGTAATAACTGTATATCTGTTGGCTGATCTGCTTAAGATGGAATAGTAACAGCAAAGCAAGGAAGTAAGGGGTTACACAAGAAGTAGTGGGTGTAGCCTTAAGGACATttgccaaaaaaagaaaaagaaaaacacttttgCCAAAGTAGGGTTGAGCCAgtgcaaaaaatataaaaccGGTTTGATATATGGCCGAATATATACTGACTTTGACCACCGGGCGGCGACCGCAAGCTGCTCCTGTGCAACAGAGGTTTGTTTTAAGTTAATAGAAG is a genomic window of Centroberyx gerrardi isolate f3 chromosome 1, fCenGer3.hap1.cur.20231027, whole genome shotgun sequence containing:
- the gnpnat1 gene encoding glucosamine 6-phosphate N-acetyltransferase — translated: MLLDETPLFEPSLLQELDWSSNTVSFSSPISPSNPGQGLVLRPLCTADFNRGFYKVLSQLTQAGDVTPEQFIKKFEHMKKTGDYYVVVVEDTNLGQIVATATLITEHKFIHSCAKRGRVEEVVVSDMCRGKQLGKLLVSTLTLLSKKLDCYKITLECAPNNVAFYQKFGYSASHETYMQCRFFD